GGCAAATACCAATAGCGAAGCCGAACCCATGGTGAAGTCGCGGCCGGAAAAGGTGAGGAACACCGAACTGCCGATAAATAGAATGAGCAGCGCGGTTTCCCAGGGCCCCAGCCGGGCCACCTTAGTCACAAAGGCTACCAGGGCCCCCACCGCCGCCACGGCCAACAGGGCATTCAAGTGCTGAAACACGCGAAAGTTGGTCGTGACCCAGGCCACCGGCACGTAGAGCACCGAGAAGCCGGGGCTGCCGTGGTGGAACAGGTTGCGCAGGTTGCCCTGGGCTATTTCCTGCACAATCTGCCAGTTGCGCACCGAGTCGTAGTCGGGTAAGGCAGCCTGACTGAGGCCGTAGAGGCGCACGGCCGCTACCAGCAGCAGGGCCAGCAGTGCGGGTAGAGCATTTTTTAGGGGCAGATTGTCGTTCTTCGTGGCCGTCATGCGGATGTCGGGCGCCGGTTGGCCCTGCGAAGTACGACAACCCTCCCGAACATTCAGCTTTTCGCTCTTCGCCTATGCGAGTAGTTCTTCAGCGCGTCAGTCAGGCCAGCGTCACGGTGGAAGGCCGCGTTACCGGCCAGATTGGCCCCGGCTTGCTGGTACTGGCCGGCTTTGCCCCCGACGATACTACCCAGTCCCTCGACTGGATGGCCCGCAAGCTCGTACAGCTGCGCATCTTCAGCGACGAAGAAGGCAAAATGAACCGCAGCGTCCAGGACATCGGGGGCCAGGTGCTGGTCGTAAGCCAGTTTACGCTGCTGGCCGACGCCCGCAAGGGCAACCGTCCTAGCTACATTGGAGCCGCCCCGCCCCCCGTGGCCATCCCGCTCTACGAGCAGTTTGTGCACATGCTGGAACAGCTCTTGGGTCAGCCCGTGCCCACTGGCGAGTTCGGCGCCGACATGAAAGTAGAGCTCCTCAACGACGGTCCCGTCACCATCGTCCTCGACTCGCCGGAGCGGTGAGGAGGTGAAATTTGCGAGTTTATGCCCTTGCAAGGCTGAAGGGCGAAGCAATGCGTCCTCTACGTAGTGCGACTCGCTCTTTTATCAGAAAGCCCTTTCGCCATTATTCAGTGCCGAGACGTCGCTACATACCGCTGCGTCCCAGAGTCAGAGCCTAACCCCTGCGCAGACATCAAAGCTTTCTGGGAAAAGGCTGTGACTACCTTCGTAGAGGCCGGATTGCTTCGGCTCTGCCTCGCAAGGACAAAAGTTGTTAGCGCCACCAGCACGTCCAACTCACTGTTTCACCATTTTACCACTCCACCGCTATGACCATCGAAGAAGCCCAACAAACCGTTGATACCTGGATTCAAACCACCGGCGTGCGGTATTTCAATGAGCTGACCAACATGGCCATGCTTACCGAGGAAGTTGGGGAAGTGGCCCGCATCATTGCCCGCCAGTACGGGGAACAGTCCTTTAAAGAGTCGGATAAGGACAAGGTCTTAGCCGATGAACTGGCCGATGTGCTGTTCGTGGTAATCTGCCTGGCCAATCAAACTGGGGTCAACCTCACGGAAGCGTTGCAGCGCAACCTGGAAAAGAAAACCCAGCGCGACGCCACCCGCCACCAGCAAAACGAGAAGCTGCGCTAGGTCTTCCCATCCCGCCCATCACCCCTCCGAAATGAGTTCAGGGTCGTCCGAAATGGGTTCAAGGGGGTCCAAAACCGCACTTAAGGCGTCCAAAATGGATTCAAGGACGTCCGAAATGCTTTCAAGGGTGTCCGAAATGACTTCAGGGGCGTCCGAAATGGTTTCAACAGTGGCCGAAGCCGTATCCTGGACGTCCGACGTGGTTGCAGAGCCGCGCTACAACGCAACAGGGCGTCCGGAAACTGCTTCCGGACGCCCTGTTGCGTTAGTGTATTCTTGAGAGTATTACCCGTTGGCTATTAGCCGCCCCTCTTGCCAAATGGGCAGCACCGAGTGGGTATCCACCTGCACGCAGTACTCGAAGTCCTTATTAGCCTCCAGCGAATTGAGCCGCCGCACGTGGGCCGACTGCAACAGATAACCGGCCAAATCCGGTTGGGCTTGCTGCCACAAGTGGCGGGCGGCTAGTGTAGCGTCGCTGCTGCTCGTGTCAAACGTGGAAGCCAGCCGCTCGGCCAGGGCCCCGCCAAAAACGGTATCCTCCAGGTTGAACATGCCCTTCCAGCCCGCACACACCACTATTACGTCCTTGCCCTGGGCCCGCGCAAACTCCGCCACGGCCTCCAGATTGAGAAAAGCCCCGATTACTACGGCATCAGCAGCCAAGGACAGATGCAGGGCCCGGGTGCCGTTGGTAGTGGTAATGGCCACGCCCCGCCCTTGTACGGGCAGTACCCCATCAAGGTAGCCGAAAGGCGAGTTGCCCAGGTCGAAGCCCTCGGCCTGGCGCCCGTCGCGCTCAGCAGCCGTCAGGTAGCCCTGGGCCGCCAGAGCCCGGCAGTCTTCCAGCTCGCTGAAGGGCACGATATGCGTCACGCCCGCCGCCAGCGCCGTTACGATAGAGGAAGTTGCCCGCAGAATATCCACTACCACGGCCACCTTCCCTTCCAACTGGTACAATGGCAACAGCTCCGGACTAAAGCAAATATCAACTGAGGGCATACGAAAAGGTATTAGGGGATTGAGAAGTCAAAGGAAAAGTCAAAAAGAAAGCAGAACGTCATTCGGAGCGAAGCCGAGGAATCTCGCAGACTTCGCTCCGAATGACGTTCTAGTCAAATAATGGCCAGTGCCTATGCCTCTTCCGTGCCTTTCACAAACGGCAGCTTCACCACGGTAGCGGGCAGGTTCTTACCCCGCACCTGCACGAATATCTGGCTGCCGGGCGCGCTGAATTCGGTTTTCACGTAGCCCAGGCCGATGCCTTTGCTCAACGACGGCGACTGAGTGCCCGAAGTAACTTCCCCGATTTTCTCGCCGGCCTCATTTACCAACTCGTAGTGGCTGCGCGGAATCCCGGCCCCATCCATCAGGAAAGCCACCAGCTTGCGGCTCACGCCCTGCTCTTTCTGAGTCTTGAGGCTGGCCGAGTTGGTAAACTCCTTGGTGAATTTGGTAATCCAGCCCAGGCCGGCTTCCAGCGGCGAAGTCGAGTCGTCGATGTCGTTGCCGTAGAGCGAGAAGCCCATTTCCAGGCGCAGCGTGTCGCGCGCACCAAGCCCGATGGGCTTCAGACCGAACGGCTGCCCGGCTTCCATGATTTTGTCCCACACCTGCTGGGCATGTTCGTTGGGAATATACAGCTCGAAGCCGCCAGCCCCGGTGTACCCCGTGGCTGAGATAATGACATTCGGCGCGCCGGCAAACGTGCCCTGCACGAAGCTATAGTAGGGAATGCTCTTCAGGTCGGCGTCGGTCAGGCTCTGCAGCGCCTCGGCGGCTTTGGGGCCTTGCACGGCAAACAGGCTGGTTTGGTCGGAAATGTTTTCCAGCTCGGCCCCACCCGTGTTAAACTGGCTGATCCAGTTCCAGTCCTTCTCAATGTTGGAGGCATTTACGACCAGCATATAGTCTTCGTCGGCCAGCTTGTACACCAGCAAATCGTCCACGATGCCCCCATCCTGGTTGGGCAGGCAGGAGTACTGGGCCTTGCCATCGGTAAGCTTGCTGGCGTCGTTGCTAGTCACGCGCTGAATCAGGTCCAGGGCCTGAGGGCCACGCACCCGAAACTCACCCATGTGCGACACGTCGAAAATACCCACGGCGCGCCGTACGGTGCGGTGCTCTTCCAGGTCGGAAGAGTAGCGCACGGGCATGTTATACCCCGCAAACGGGACCATTTTGGCACCTAGCTGCTGGTGCACGTCATTGAGGACAACGGTTTTGAGTTCTTCGGCCATGGGGCAGGTTGGGAGGTGGAGGGAAGTTTTGCGCAAGTCCTCGGAGAAAGGACCGGGCGAAATTAGCCATTTCCGGTGGCTGGACCGTACAAGCTCAACCATTGCGCCCCACTTCTGCTATTCTGGGTCGGGCCGTTGCCGCCTTATTTTCGGGACTGGTTACCTTTGCATCTCTCTCGCAGCGTGCCTCCCGCGGGCAGTTACTTATGGATTTAGACATCAAACAGGATTTCGAAACGGCCATGCTCAAGCACTTGCTGTTTAAATCCAAGCTTCGCTCCTTTCTCTACGGCAGCGCTATGGCCGAGGGCCCGGCCCGCGACCCGGACCAGTGCAGCCTCGGCATCTGGATTACGGAGCGCCGCCGCAGTGCCTGGGGGCACGTGCCCGAATGGGCCGCCCTCGACCGGGCCCACCGCCAGGTGCACCAGCAGGCCAACCAGCTCATGGATATGTACCTGCAGGGATTTACCGAGCAGGCCCGCGAAGGCCTCACCGAGCTGCTGCCCCTCACCGACCGAATCACCGAGCTGCTGCAAACCATCCAGAGCAAGCTGCGTACGCCTCGCTAACTCTACCGGTCCTTTCCGTAGCGGCGCCGCATGAAGCTCAAGCTTTCCACCAAACTATTTGCTGGTTTCCTGGTCATTTCGGCCTTGTTTGCCCTGGTTGTATTCGTCAACTACCAGCTCTCGCGCCAGGTGCTGCGCAACTCCGAGCGAGTTCAGGCCTCCCAGATTGTCACGGCCGAGGCCTCGGCGCTGTTTCGCAATATCATCGACATGGAATCCGGCTTCCGGGGCTATATGCTCATTGGCAGCGAAGCCGTGCTCCAGCCCTATTATAAGGGAGAACAGGAGTTGCTCCAGCAGTTTGCCAGCCTGCGCAATCAGATGGAGCCCGACGACCCGCAGTATGCCCGCATTCTGCGTACCCAGCGCCTCTACCAGCAGTGGTCGGCATATTCCCACCTGCTGATCAGCGAAAAGCGCGAGGCTCGCCGCCGCAACCCCGACCAGATCGGCATGGAAGGCATGGCGCACCGGGCCCTGGCCGAAAGCCTGACCGGCAAGCAGATCATGGACCAGATTCGGGTGCTGTTTGCCGGCTTCGAGCGCACCGAGCTAGCCGACCGCGACAAAGTGCGGCAGAAGCTGGAAGACAGCATCCGCCAGACCCGCCTGATTTCGATTATTGTCACGGTGCTGGCCATCGGCATTGGCTTGCTTTGGGCATCTTACATCACCCGCCTAATTGCCCACCGCATCGATATGATGGTGGGCCTCTCGACCCAGATTGCCACCGGTGACTACAACACCCGCATCCAGGATACGGAGCAAGATGAGCTAAGTGAGCTGGCCGACTCACTCAACGTCATGGCCCGCACCATCGACTCGACCATCAATCAGCTGGAGCGCCGCAACCAGGAGCTCGACCAGTTTGCCTACGTCGTGTCGCACGATTTGAAAGCGCCGCTGCGAGGCATCGAAAGTGCCTCCCGCTGGATTGAGGAGGACATGGGCCAGGACGTGCCCGAGCATATCCGCGAATTTCTGCTGCTGATGCGGACCCGGGTGCACCGCATGGAAAACCTGATCAGCGGCATTCTGGACCTGGCCCGCATCGGGCGCACCAAGCAGGCCGATGAGCGCATCAACGTGCGGGAGCTGCTCAACGAAATCGTGGACTCGCTGGCGCCGCCACCGGGCTTCCGCGTAGAGCTGCCCACGTATTTGCCCACTATGATGTCGAATCGGGTGCAGCTGCAGCAGGTGTTTACCAACCTGATCAGCAACGCCCTGAAGTACCACGACCGGCCCGAGCAGGGCGTGGTGCGCATCAGCTGCCGCGAAGATCGGCTGCAGTATACCTTCTCCATTGCCGACAACGGCCCCGGCATCGACCCAGAGTACCACGAGCGGATTTTCGTCATCTTCCAGACCCTGGTGGAGCGCGACACGCTGGAAAGCACCGGGGTGGGCCTGGCTATTGTCAAGAAAATTGTGGAGCGCCAGGGCGGCACCATCCACGTTGAATCGACAGAAGGCCAGGGCGCTACCTTCATCTTCACCTGGCCCAAAGAGCGCGCCATGCACGCCGAACGCCGGATTACGGCCGCTCAATCGGCGGCTAAGACCGTCTGAATATTAAAACTTCCGTATAGAAGATGAATTCAGACCTGACTTTTCCTTCCCACCATATGTCAACCGCCGAACTTGCCCCCAGCATTCTGCTCGTCGAGGACGACCAGATGGACATCATGAATGTGCAGCGGGAGTTACGCAAACACGATATCAACGTCCCCCTGCATATTGCCAAAAACGGCCGTGAAGCCCTGCACCTGCTCAAGGGTGAAGGCGGCCAGAACCAGATTCAGAAGCCCAGTGTAGTCATGCTCGACATCAACATGCCCCGCATGAACGGCCTGGAGCTGCTGGAAGCCCTACGCTCCGACCCCGATTTTGTGGGCTTGAACGTATTCATTATGACGACCTCCGACCTGGAAACCGACCGCCTCAAAGCCCGGGAACTAGCTGTAAGTGGTTACATCATCAAGCCCCTAAACTTCGACAAGTTCGGGGAAGGCGGCTCTACCGTCGACGGCTTCAGCCTCTTCCTAGACCTGCTCCGCTTGAAAGATTAAATGGTGAAATAGGGAGATGGTGAACTGGTGAGTTGTCGTTCGGCTGGCGCTTGTAAGGCTTCACTTACCCCGCTACCGGTTTTACCAATGCAAAAAGCCCTTTCCCAAAACATGGAAGGGGCTTTTTTGCATTAAGCCGGGCCGGGCACTTACCGAAGGAAGGTTGTTTGCGTCACGCTGCTCAAGATAATAAGCGCAACAAGCGCCAGCCGAACGACAACTCACCATCTCACTATTTCACTATTTACAACAGCCGGAAGCCCATGCGGTGGTGCTCACTGGGACCGTACTCGCGGATGGCGGCGCGGTGCTTTTCGGTGGGGTAGCCGGCATTTTGCTCCCAGCCATACATAGGATACTCCAGGGCCAGTTCGTGCATTCGGTCGTCGCGGAAGGTTTTGGCCAGCACCGAGGCGGCGGCAATGCTGCGGTAGCGCCCGTCGCCCTTCACGAAGCAAGTATGCTCGATACCAGGGTAGGCCCGAAACCGGTTGCCGTCCACAATCAGGTGCTCCGGCACCTGGGCTAGCTGGGCCACGGCCCGGTGCATGGCCAGGTAGCTGGCCTGGGCAATATTGATAGAGGCAATTTCTGCGGTATTGGCCTCGCCTACGGCCCAGGCTACGGCTTCTCGACAGATATCCTTGCGGATTACCTCCCGTCGCCGCGCCGTCATCAGCTTGGAGTCGTTGAGGTATGCGGGAGCAAAATCGGGGGGCAGAATAACAGCAGCGGCGAAAACCGGACCGGCCAGGCAGCCGCGGCCGGCTTCGTCGAGGCCGGCTTCAAGCGGGAGTTCAGTGTAGGAGGCAAGCAGCATAGAGGCGGCGAAGGTACGACCAGCCGCCCCGCTGGCCCAACCAAGCCACTAAAGTAGCTGCAAACAAAAAGGCCTCCCCGGGAGCCGCAGCACCCGGAGAGGCCTTTTTCAAGGAAAGTTTATTGTAGAGAAAGGAAATGTCGCTTTTGCTGCGTGCAAGCCAAAAGCCGGCAGCATAAAAACGCGCCATTTCACTATCTCACTGGTTCACTGCTTAGTGTCGGCCGGCGGTAGTGCCAGCATCGGGAGCGTCGGGCTCACCGCGGCGGTTGCCTTGCTTGTCACGAGGGCCTTCGTCAATGGCGTCGTCCTCGTCGGAAGTAACATATACGTTGGTGATGGGGCCAAGGCCGCCCGTATTCTGGGCTAGCTCAGCTTCGGCCTGGGCGTGTTTCAGATTGAACAATGGGTCTCCGGGCTGGGCCTGGGCGGGCTGGTTTTTGGGCTGATTTGCCATAAAAATATCCGGTACCGGCTGGGATGTAAACAGCCAATTACTGACTGGTACGCACCCCAACACTATGGGGTTGAGGTAAAGCCAACCCAGGGCCCAACAAGATTTTGGCGTAGTGCCGCCAAAAATCCGGGCACAAAAAAAGCCGTTGCTCTAGGCAACGGCTCTTAATTTTGCACCGACCGGTAGAAATTCATCCACCCTACTCCTTGACCGGTCGGCTTGTTACACAAGACAGAGACTTCCTTTCCACAACCTCTATCTGTGCTGGTTCCTTTCTACGACAAAACTACTTGGTGTCAGGCGTTTATTAGGCTGTTTTTGTCAAACGAGGGTTCTTACCCGACTAACCCAGCTTGTAGCCCGACGGACGTGAAATGCTCTTCCGGGCTGACGGTGAAATTGTACCTTTGCCCTGTTAAGCCGTTTCGATTTACTTCTCTACTATGAGCCATATTCCCTCGCCTGACTTCGACGAAACCCACAACCCGTGGCAAATTCTCAGCTCTGAGCTGACTTACCAGAACCCCTGGATTCGGGTACGGGAAGACCAAGTAATCAACCCTAAGGGCGGCCGGGGCATCTACGGCGTCGTTTCAATGAAGAATAAGGCCCTGGGAATTGTGCCTGTGGATGCGGAGGGCAACACCTGGCTGGTGGGGCAGTACCGCTACCCGCTGAACGAATATTCCTGGGAAATTCCGATGGGCGGCGGACCGGTAGAATTGGACATTCTCGAATCGGCCCAACGGGAGCTCAAGGAGGAAACAGGTTTTACGGCCCGGCGCTGGACCAAAATTGCCCGCCTGCACACCTCCAATTCGGTTACCGACGAGGAAGGCTTCGTGTACTTGGCCGAAGACCTGGAGGCTGGCGAAGTAGAGCCCGAAGAAACCGAGGAGCTGCGCCTCTGGAAGCTGCCCCTATCGGAAGCTGTAGCCATGGTCATGGACGACCGGATAACCGACGCCATTAGCGTGGCGGGTTTGCTCAAGGCCGAAAAGGTGCTGCAGAGTCGGCAGCAATAGTTGCGGCCCCGCGGCTCGTACCCGGAGCAGCCAACGGCTTCTAAGTTTATAGCTCGTATTTTTGCCGGTATGCGTCGACTGTTGCACTATATCTGGCACCGCATCTACACTACCTGGAGCACGTTCTGGTTTGTACTGCCCTTCGTAGTTACCTACCCGATTCAGGTGTTGCTGGGCCGCAAGCCGTCTTTGCACCGGCACCTGCACAGCATCAACCGGGGCTGGTCGTCATTTGCCATCCGAATGTGGGGCATGCCCGTGGATATCGTCCGCAAACAGCCGCTACCAGCGGGCCAGCCGTGCATTTACGTTTCGAACCACAGCTCCTACATCGATATTCCGGTGCTGTTCAAGGCTATTCCGGGCTATCTGAACATTATCGGCAAAAGTGCCCTGGCCCAAGTACCGCTCTGGGGCCCGATTTTCGGCAGCGTCTACATTACTGTGAACCGCAACAGCGCCGTAAGTCGGGGCCGGGCGATGGTGCAGGCCAAGCAAAGCCTGGAAGCGGGCCGCTCGGTAGTGATTTTTCCGGAAGGCACGATTTCCAAAAAGCCTGGTGAGGAAATGGGTCCCTTCAAGGACGGAGCCTTTCAGCTGGCCATTGCCACGGGCGTACCCATCGTGCCGGTTTCGATGCCGTTGAACCACCGCTTTATGCCCGATGTTGGCGGTATCCGGGTGCGCTACACGCCGTTGCAGGTCGTAATTCACGAGCCTATCTTCACTCAGGGTCTGACTACTGCCGATGTGCCCCGTATCCGGGACCAGGCTTTTCGTACTATTGCCAGCGCGTTTCGGCCCGAAGCCGCCGGTATTCCGGGGCCTTCCCGCCTGGGCAAGCCCAAACCGGAACCCGCTCCGCAGCCGGAGCTGGATCTGCCCAAGTCCTAAGTTGAACTTCTCTTTTTCCTTACCACTGTGAGTACCGATTTATCAACCCTGCGCAAACTGGCTCATCTTTCTCGCCTCGAATTCGACGCCACCAAAGAGCAGCAGATGCTGGGCGACCTGAACAAGATTCTGGACTGGGTGGCTCAGCTTAGCGAGCTGGACACGACCAACGTGGAGCCGCTGGTGCATTTGTCGCACGAAATTAATGTGCTGCGCCCCGATGAGGCCCGCAACTCGGTGAGCCACCAGGAAGGCCTGCGCAACGCCCCGCGCAAGGACTCCGACTATTTCCGCGTACCAAAAGTGCTGGAATAACCTTCTGTCTTGACGCTCCTGCTTTCTTCTCCCCGCTCTTCCGGCTGGCGACTTATCCGCTCAGTATTGGGCGTGCTGGCCGGCATTGCCCTGGCCCTGGCCCTGTATTATTACTTCACCGGCGACGACTACACGCTGCGGGTGCAGGAAATAGCCCAGCTCAAACCTGTACCCACCGTGCTCCAACACGTGCGGGTCGGGCTGGATGAGCTACCAGTGCGCGTCAATGGCTATCTGGTCAGCGCTACCCACGACGTGACCGGGCCCTTCGTGCGGCCCGACGCAGCCGTGGCCTTGCTCGGGCTGCTGGCTGTGGCATTAGTCTTTTACCTGGCCGTTATCAGCACCTTGCCGCGCTTGTCGTTTGTGGCGGGTATGGCTCTGCTGTTCTTCCTGCTGATGTCTTTCAATGCTGACATGCTCGGCGTTTTCGACTCGCGGGAGCAGTACTTCCTGATTCTGACCCTGGCCACGCTGGGCGTACCGGCCTACGTGTTTCACGCCTTCTGGTCAGATGTGCCGCTGGGCCGCCGCTTGCTCACTTTTGCCTTGCTGGTGGCAGGCTTAGCCGCCCTGCTGTTTCAGCGCAGCGAAAACCCCGCCGATACTACTGCCTTGCACCTGGTAAGCTACGCTACCAGCAGCGGCGCGGCGGCCGTAGCGCTGCTGGTGCTCTGGCTGAGCATCGAGAATATTTATGGATTGCTGTGGTTTAACTCCCAGGCAGAAAACCCGGGCAGCCGCTTCGGCATCCTGCCGTTTTTGCTGGCCAGCGGCCTGTACTTGGGCACGCTGCTGCTGTATTACTGGAACAATGGCGAGCTACTCATTCTGCCCGGCGTTAATCTGGACCCGCTCGTGTTGCTGGTGCCAGCCGCTGTTATCAGCTGGCTGAACTTGCGCCGCCGGGCGGCTACCTACGAAGAGTTTGTGCCGTTTGAGGCAGCCCAGCTGCTATTTCTGGTGCTGCTTACGGTGGCGGCGGGCTTTCTGGGCTTTGCCTTTGCCACTGCTAATGACCCGCTGCTCAGCGCCGCCCGCGACTTTACGGCCCTAGCCCTGCTCTGCGTAGGTACGGCCTTCCTAATTTACGTGCTCTTCAACTTCGTTACCCTGATTCGGCAGAAGCTGCGGGTGTTTCGGGTGGTGTACGAGCCCAAACGCTTGCCCTTCTACATTGTGTACGTGGTGGGTATCGGCAGCCTGCTGGCCGTGGAAATGCGCAACAATTTCTTCGTACTCGACCAGGTGCAGGCCGGTTACTTCAACAACGTGGGCGACCTGACCCGCCTCCAGAGTGAGGAGCAGCCCAATGCCGATGGGCTGGCCTTGCTGGCCGAGCGGTACTACGCCGAAAGTGACGTGCTCGACCAGCACAACCACCGCGCCAGCATGGGCCGGGCGGCGTTGTACCATTTCCGCTCCCAACGTCAGAATGAAATAAATGCTTTGCGTCGGGCCTTGAACCGAGCTCCGTCGGAAAAGATTTCCCTGCGCCTGGCTGCTCTGTATAATGAGCCTGGTGACTTTTTCGACCGGCTTGCCGTACTGCGCCAAGGCATCAAAAACACGCCCCGCAGCGCCCGCCTGGCCAACGACCTGGCCCAGCTTTACACCCGCTCCACCCTCACCGACTCGGTAGATTATTATCTGCAGCGCGCTGAGGCGCTGGCCCCCAACAGCCCGGCCGTGGAAACCAACCGGCTGGCTTTCCTGATTCAGGATCAGCAAATGGAGGCTGCCCGCAAGCTGATTGCCGAACGGAAAAGCGGCACTGATAATGCCGCCTGGTCCAGCAACGTCTCCCTGCTTCACCTGCTTAGTGGCAAACCCCGAAAACCGGCCACCACGGAGTTGCCTTCCCCGGTGCTGACTACGGCCGAGTTTGCCCGCCTCTACCACGACGCCCTGCACCGCACTGCCCTGGCCGATGTAAGTCAGCTCGGACTGCTGGAGCGCCTGGCCCAGCAGCCCGACAACAGTCCCTACGCCGACCAGCTGACCTTTCTGCGGGCCCTGACCCAGCACTACGGTGGCCAAACCGTGGCCGCGCAAAACACCCTGCTACCGCTCACCACCGGAAATTCCGCGGGCAGCGCCTACTACCAGAACCTGTGGGGACTGTGGCTGTTGGAGCAACGCCAGTACAAGCCCGCCGCTGCCCGCTTGGCCGATGCCCGCCGCAATGGCTACGCGGAAGCTGCCTTGTTCCGGGCTTACGCACTGGCCTTGCTCAACCAGCCCGACTCAGCCCGGGTGTCGGCTCAGCAAGCCCTATCGGATAAGACCTTTGGCACCAGCCAACGGGCCCAGCGGTTGCTGTCTGTTCTGAACCTGGACTTTAATACGCAATATCCCACAGCACCCGACTCAATAAAAGCTCAGTATTTGGTATTGCGAGGCGCATCATTGTACCCGGAAAGCCTCGTACCGCGGGCGGCGGGTCTGAGTCCCCCAGCTTCCCGCGAGGCGGCCTTGCTGGCCCAGATTCCCCGGGCCGTGCAGGCCGGACAGTTGCCAGCGGCACAGCAGGCCCTGGAGCTCTTTGCCCCAAAACCCGCTACGGCGACGCCCGCCAGCTCGGCCTGGAATGTGCTCCGCGGCCAGCTTTACTTGCAAGGTAAGCAGCTGCCCCAGTTGCGCACCGT
Above is a genomic segment from Hymenobacter cellulosivorans containing:
- the dtd gene encoding D-aminoacyl-tRNA deacylase → MRVVLQRVSQASVTVEGRVTGQIGPGLLVLAGFAPDDTTQSLDWMARKLVQLRIFSDEEGKMNRSVQDIGGQVLVVSQFTLLADARKGNRPSYIGAAPPPVAIPLYEQFVHMLEQLLGQPVPTGEFGADMKVELLNDGPVTIVLDSPER
- a CDS encoding nucleotide pyrophosphohydrolase produces the protein MTIEEAQQTVDTWIQTTGVRYFNELTNMAMLTEEVGEVARIIARQYGEQSFKESDKDKVLADELADVLFVVICLANQTGVNLTEALQRNLEKKTQRDATRHQQNEKLR
- a CDS encoding 2-phosphosulfolactate phosphatase — encoded protein: MPSVDICFSPELLPLYQLEGKVAVVVDILRATSSIVTALAAGVTHIVPFSELEDCRALAAQGYLTAAERDGRQAEGFDLGNSPFGYLDGVLPVQGRGVAITTTNGTRALHLSLAADAVVIGAFLNLEAVAEFARAQGKDVIVVCAGWKGMFNLEDTVFGGALAERLASTFDTSSSDATLAARHLWQQAQPDLAGYLLQSAHVRRLNSLEANKDFEYCVQVDTHSVLPIWQEGRLIANG
- the gcvT gene encoding glycine cleavage system aminomethyltransferase GcvT, whose amino-acid sequence is MAEELKTVVLNDVHQQLGAKMVPFAGYNMPVRYSSDLEEHRTVRRAVGIFDVSHMGEFRVRGPQALDLIQRVTSNDASKLTDGKAQYSCLPNQDGGIVDDLLVYKLADEDYMLVVNASNIEKDWNWISQFNTGGAELENISDQTSLFAVQGPKAAEALQSLTDADLKSIPYYSFVQGTFAGAPNVIISATGYTGAGGFELYIPNEHAQQVWDKIMEAGQPFGLKPIGLGARDTLRLEMGFSLYGNDIDDSTSPLEAGLGWITKFTKEFTNSASLKTQKEQGVSRKLVAFLMDGAGIPRSHYELVNEAGEKIGEVTSGTQSPSLSKGIGLGYVKTEFSAPGSQIFVQVRGKNLPATVVKLPFVKGTEEA
- a CDS encoding CZB domain-containing protein; the encoded protein is MDLDIKQDFETAMLKHLLFKSKLRSFLYGSAMAEGPARDPDQCSLGIWITERRRSAWGHVPEWAALDRAHRQVHQQANQLMDMYLQGFTEQAREGLTELLPLTDRITELLQTIQSKLRTPR
- a CDS encoding sensor histidine kinase, with amino-acid sequence MKLKLSTKLFAGFLVISALFALVVFVNYQLSRQVLRNSERVQASQIVTAEASALFRNIIDMESGFRGYMLIGSEAVLQPYYKGEQELLQQFASLRNQMEPDDPQYARILRTQRLYQQWSAYSHLLISEKREARRRNPDQIGMEGMAHRALAESLTGKQIMDQIRVLFAGFERTELADRDKVRQKLEDSIRQTRLISIIVTVLAIGIGLLWASYITRLIAHRIDMMVGLSTQIATGDYNTRIQDTEQDELSELADSLNVMARTIDSTINQLERRNQELDQFAYVVSHDLKAPLRGIESASRWIEEDMGQDVPEHIREFLLLMRTRVHRMENLISGILDLARIGRTKQADERINVRELLNEIVDSLAPPPGFRVELPTYLPTMMSNRVQLQQVFTNLISNALKYHDRPEQGVVRISCREDRLQYTFSIADNGPGIDPEYHERIFVIFQTLVERDTLESTGVGLAIVKKIVERQGGTIHVESTEGQGATFIFTWPKERAMHAERRITAAQSAAKTV
- a CDS encoding response regulator; amino-acid sequence: MSTAELAPSILLVEDDQMDIMNVQRELRKHDINVPLHIAKNGREALHLLKGEGGQNQIQKPSVVMLDINMPRMNGLELLEALRSDPDFVGLNVFIMTTSDLETDRLKARELAVSGYIIKPLNFDKFGEGGSTVDGFSLFLDLLRLKD
- a CDS encoding ribonuclease HII, whose product is MLLASYTELPLEAGLDEAGRGCLAGPVFAAAVILPPDFAPAYLNDSKLMTARRREVIRKDICREAVAWAVGEANTAEIASINIAQASYLAMHRAVAQLAQVPEHLIVDGNRFRAYPGIEHTCFVKGDGRYRSIAAASVLAKTFRDDRMHELALEYPMYGWEQNAGYPTEKHRAAIREYGPSEHHRMGFRLL
- a CDS encoding NUDIX domain-containing protein, giving the protein MSHIPSPDFDETHNPWQILSSELTYQNPWIRVREDQVINPKGGRGIYGVVSMKNKALGIVPVDAEGNTWLVGQYRYPLNEYSWEIPMGGGPVELDILESAQRELKEETGFTARRWTKIARLHTSNSVTDEEGFVYLAEDLEAGEVEPEETEELRLWKLPLSEAVAMVMDDRITDAISVAGLLKAEKVLQSRQQ
- a CDS encoding lysophospholipid acyltransferase family protein; protein product: MRRLLHYIWHRIYTTWSTFWFVLPFVVTYPIQVLLGRKPSLHRHLHSINRGWSSFAIRMWGMPVDIVRKQPLPAGQPCIYVSNHSSYIDIPVLFKAIPGYLNIIGKSALAQVPLWGPIFGSVYITVNRNSAVSRGRAMVQAKQSLEAGRSVVIFPEGTISKKPGEEMGPFKDGAFQLAIATGVPIVPVSMPLNHRFMPDVGGIRVRYTPLQVVIHEPIFTQGLTTADVPRIRDQAFRTIASAFRPEAAGIPGPSRLGKPKPEPAPQPELDLPKS
- the gatC gene encoding Asp-tRNA(Asn)/Glu-tRNA(Gln) amidotransferase subunit GatC, encoding MSTDLSTLRKLAHLSRLEFDATKEQQMLGDLNKILDWVAQLSELDTTNVEPLVHLSHEINVLRPDEARNSVSHQEGLRNAPRKDSDYFRVPKVLE